The stretch of DNA AAGCATCGTGTTACTTTTATTGCTGACGAGATGCCTTCGGGCACCACCCCTCCTCTACAATTTTCCTTGACTACATCCAGATCATGATATCGGTGATGAATTAATCGTCGACACTAGTGGTGAAAGGAGCTGCACCTGTGGGGCGGGGCGAACGGCGGGATGAGAAGAATGGGAACGGGAAAGGAGGACCCACGATTGGTCGAGAGAATCATGTGGAGCACATCAAATGTCACCGGAAGTCACAGAACTTCAGAAATATGATCTGCTGGTCACGAAACTTGTCAAAAACGGGTGCACATTAGTCAATTTGGCTCCGCGAGGTAGGTGCCATTTACGGCGCACTTCTCATATGAGGGCGCTGGGGTTCTTTCCTTTTTCTTGTAAATATTTACTCATGTATGCTCATGCGTACACAAGGACAATGTGGTCGCCTCCTAAGTCTACCGGACGCACGGTCATCGGCGAGTGCAttccaaagaaaataaaaatagatgcTATATCCCAGCAAAGTTATCCTCTAAATTCTCCCAACAAACTATGGGCttgaagcctaaataagacaccTTGCTTGCAAACATTGGCACCAGTCAGCATCCATCCATGCATCACATGGCCAACGAAGCTGGCTAGCTGCCTAGCTAGCATAGCATAGATTCTAACTTGCACACCATGAGAAGCTAGTAGCTCTTAATCTTCTCACCCAGCGACGTGTCCACCCCCCCTTGTGACCATCAATAAACTCAAATGAACCGGTCGACCGAATCCACCGCGTGGCAATTGATTGTTTCCATTCACCAGACACCAGAGCAAGCAGACAAGTGCAGATCTACAAAAGGGTAGACGTATTAGACAGCTCGCCGTACTGAACTGACGTGTTCGGGTGCTGATCACTCGATCCCTCAGACCATCACCAGCTCTCCAGTGTTCATGTCAGTAAATGTATGCAAGTGAAGATTAAGTATACTAGATACGTGCACCAACTTTAGATTCCTACTGATCACTAGCTTAGCTTAGCTAGGCCAGCCAGAACATGCATGTGGCGATTCTCCAGGCCGGCTTATATATGCATGCATCGATGCATGTGGCGAGCAGGTGTAAACTATTCCAGGCCGGCGGCCGACTGTTTTGTTCGATCCCCTCTGCTTGTAGCGCGCGAGGCTAGCCTAGATCCTCGTGGTCGGTCGGACTTGTGTTTCGTTGCCAGTCTGCTTTTTTAGCTTCGATCGATCCGGCCGGCCTCTCGGTCGACATGGATCAGTGTGCGTCCAGGGTGCTGCCAATCATCGACGAAGGGTCGGAGTCGGAGTCCGAGACGGGGTCGTCAACGGAGGGTGTGGCGccggagacgacgacgaggaaggCCGCGGCGGCGAGGGCCATAGCCGAGCGCAGGAAGGCGATCGTGGCCAGGATGAGGGAGCTGCTCCGGCGCGCCGTCGTGCAGTCGTCGTCGGCGGCAGCGACTCAGTCCAAGCTGCGCTCCTCCACCGTGGCCACCGCCAAGAAATGGAAGGTACGTAATTAATCGGGAAGGAGCGGCCTGAAATGAATCTTCCTCGTTGACCATTGTTATACTTATGTCCGTGCTTTCTTGATCGGTTTCCAGAGGGTGGTGACCTTCAAGAGTAGAGATCGCCGGCGTTCGGTCGTCCACGGAGGCGGCCTCGACGGCATGAGCTCCGCGTCGTCGGTGTCCAGCGCCAGCAGGAACAGCCTGAGCAGCCGGGACGCCACATTCCCGCGCTCccctccgccgccgttcgccgccgccaACAAGATATGCTTCGAAGAAATCATGGCGATGGAGCATGAGGCTCACTGGATCACCACGGATTCCGACTGTAAGCTCGCTCAGCTCAGCTGCATTGCTCGTTTCATCTTCAAAACTCTAACCTGTGTGCAGGGGCGGAGCTAGCATGGGGCTGCGCCTAGGGCTAAGCTAGCTTGAGTGATGCACATTAGTGATTTTCGTTATTTTGTAAGAAGCATTTACCAAGAGTATTGTCACTGGGCCTAGGGCTATAGCCCCATCTGCCCTAGCCTTGTCTCCGCCTCTGCCTGTGTGTGAGTTGGAGCAGCCTTGTACTGTGTGAGCGGTGTTGATTTTTTTTCTACTTTTTGATGAATTTGCAGTCGTCGTGCTGGAGCTCTAGACGGGggagacgacgacgaggacgcgGTGATCTCTCCGACGAGCAAATTAACGTACCGAGTGGCGTGGATTCGTTGTAGGCCCGGCCCAAGTCTTGCAAAATCGTCCTGGCATGATTACACAAGTTTCTGGACTAATATATAATAGTGATCCTGCAGATCAAACAAAGAATGGACCGGCTTATATGTCTATTGTAAAGGCTGATTTTACTTCTTCTTCTTTCGAATTATTGTGCATTTGGTATTTGACGGCTCAAAGAGCTATGACAGGTATTGTATTTTTAGAAGAAGAAATCATCTTTGCGTAACTTAATTACTCGTGtgttgagagaaacaaaaaagaaaaacctTCTTGTTGTAAGTTGGTTGGAGAGTACGGATCTCCAAGCAATGTTGGAGGGCTCAAGATAAGAGGTTCCATGTAGCTTGACCTACAAAGGAACTTTGTGGTGTTACTGTAAACAGATTTTGTAGTAATGCAAGCATACTTGTATCGCATCACTCTAAAGATGAGAACAAAATAGTAAGGCTCAAGGTACTTTTGATAGAACTCGCCTTTAAATTTCTCGGGATTCTTTTGGTACACAACTTCAGTCTTGGGTCAAATTGTCTGAACAAACATGATATGACTTCCAAATGTTGGTGTACCATGTTCAAAGAAAATCACCATATATTTTGTCGTGCAATGATTGGGCAACGGCAGTGTTCGTAGATCACCGAAGCATCAATGAAGTCAATTCATGCAATCTGAGATCAAAGCAGAAGTTGAGATTATGAGAAGAATAACcatttcacaaacatacatttgaaACTAAGATGAACCATGTTATTACAAGTCACCATGACACATTTTCCCAACCTCCTCATTTTGTTAATGCAACACCAAAAGGCAGAGCGAATCGTATAATTCTTTTGCACGAGCCCAACAGGTTGGTGTCGGCACGTGATCGGACTCTATGGTGGCGTGCAAGGGTTCATGTCATTGCGCACTCGGAGGATACAACTTCTGTGGCGACATGAGGGTTTTAGGCCGGTGTCTGCTCGGAGGAAGAGGCTTTCAGGGCCAGCGATATGAGTGAGCCAAGGGGGCAGAGCTAGATGGGCAAGAAGTTGGGACGCAGTGGACGATGGTAGACTGGGGAGATCGAGGTGGTTGAGGGGTGGTAGGGTGGAAGTGGAGACGTCTGCAGATGTGGGAGTGGATTAAGGAGAAAGAGAGATGAGTAGCGAAGCAACTAGATTTTGGAAAACGTTGGTCTCAAACCCAAAAAAGTGAATTTCCacgctctatttttatttactattGTTCCACCGACAATTATTTCTTATCTCCGAGAATGGTTGAACATAATAGCGTAATGCAAGTAAAACCGGACATGTGATGCAAATATCATGCATTAACTTGTTTATGCCTTGTCAACAAGGATGCTTATGTCTTGTTTGACTATGCTTCATAGTCGACATATTCTCAGAAGCTTTTCATTACTACACTAACTGAGATGTCATAGCAAACTAAGCAAAAAAGCAAACCACTGCGCAGACACGGTATAGTGGACACATTCATAAGTAATATTGGTGATTACCTGTCGGAGAATATTGGAGTTTCTTATACAGCTTGATCACACCCTCCATTAATATTGTTATTTAAGTTCCTCGGCTCATTAGGCTCCTGGAGTCCTTAGCTCATTTTCCCCATTTGGTATTTGATAATCTCTAAACGTGGTGGATCTAGCATTTCACTTACGTGGGATCGATTTGTAAATTTTGTAAATTTACAGTTTAACGTTCATTATATATTTTAAAGAGACATACATATTTTTTTAGTTATATCAAATAGATTGCATTTTAATTTTCCAAAATAGTTCAAATGTATTACTCAACCTTACTTAAATTTATATATTTTTAGCCATAACAATCTTGAGTACATTGCTTTCTCTTGCAGAACAATATCACTAAATAAATACAACTAAGAAAATCAACAACCACCAACCATAAAAAAATTCAAGTTGTATGTATCTctcgctatattcattgtcatccaaTCGACATAGCACCCAGGTTGTTATGAGTGGTAAAAAAATATGTTTCAAAAAGTATTACGTGTTCAGCTTCAGAAATTATCCCTCCTCCAACACCATATAAGTGGATACAAAAATCTAAGCTTCAAATAGAACTTAAAGTGTTTGCATGGCTAATTATCTCCCGCCGACTGAATACAAGAAATGTGCTTAGGAGACAAATGAACATTGGTAACAACATTTGTTTTGTGCTTTGCGCCTGATGAAAAATTGTGCATTTAATTAATTTCCGTTGTAGTTTTATTGTGGCGTGACAGACAAGGTTCAACATCACATGGCCTCAAAATAACACACGGATTGGTAATATTCAGTAGGTTGGAACAAATTATCCTAGATGTCTCCTCTTTGAACTATTTACTAATCATTGCTTGGAATATCAAGAAGGATCGCAATAACCAAATTTTCAAAGGGATTTCACACTCTCTATGTGCTCGAAAGGAAAGAACTAAGACTGGTTTGATTTTTCTTTCCTATGTTGGTTTGCTATCTGGAGGTTCCAATCTTATGTAAACTATAAATATTATCTACTAATATAGAACCGTAGGAGCCTCTCTTACAGTTTATAGGTCAACAAAATGTTCCCACAAAAATCAGGAAAATAACACTAGTTTGAGATGAAATTACATCCAATTGTAAAGatacattttttttgttttgttccaACTTGCTTAACTGAAATCTCATGGGTTTTTGAACCGATGGTCTCTTTTTTATTTCATCAATTATGTATATCAAGTTAATTATTGCATGTTTGAATAAACGATAGACTAAGATGACGGAGAATATATGTTGTTTGTTCATATGTTAGCCAAAACTAAATTGAACATATAACATTTATATGAACAAGTAAATGGCAAATCATTTTGTGGCATCTATAACATGAATTTCATGTATCAAAATATTATTATAAAAAATATAACAAGATGATGTAGTGTTTGTTCAGATATTAGGAAAGACTAAATAAACATGTGATATTTAGATAAATTTAAAGCTAAATTCACAAATACATATTTTTATTTAGATTATATCACCATCCGGCAAATAACCCACTTGACCTCTAAACTCACATATGGTTATCTGTCGATATAGTCGTAAGGGGTAGAATCGCTATTCTATCTGTGTACTAGCAGCCAAAAAATTCAACAACGGAAAGCAAAAAATGGATCAGTATGCCAAGGGGTGTGATCAGAGGAGTGGCTCAATTCAAGGCCGGAGCACGTTTAAGGGACGAGGTGAAAGGAAAGGTGGTGTGGAAGCCAGAGGAAGCTAGCACAAAGCGGCAAGATGCATAGTAGTCACGCAACCCAGCCGCTCACCGCCACCAGCACATCATTGCAGGAAACAAAACAAGACGCAAGGGCGGCGACCATGGTCAAGCTGAGCGGTGGCGGTGTCAACCCTATGACTAGAGAGGATGGatgagtgttggtgtcaaaaccggcggatctcgggtagggggtcccgaactgtccgtttaggccggatggtaacaggaggcagggaacacgatgttttacccaggttcgggcctttttgatggaggtaaaaccctacgtcctgcttgattattattgatgatatgggtagtacaagagtagatctaccacgagatcaaggaggctaaaccctagaagctagcctatggtatgattgctgtatatggagttgattgcctacggactacaaccctccggtttatatagacaccggatagggttagggttacatagagttggttacaatggtaggagatcttgaatatccgcatcgccaagcttgccttccacgccaaggaaagtcccatctggacacgggatgaagtcttcaatcttgtatcttcatagtccaggagtccggctgaaggtatagtccggctacccgaacatcccctaatccaggactcccccagtagcccctgaaccaggcttcaatgacgacgagtccggcgcgcaaattgtcttcggcattgcaaggcgggttcctcctccaagtccttcatagaagatcgtaaacaccaagagtagtgtccggctctgcaaaataagttttccacatattgccatagagagaataatattaacacaaatcaaatctgctgacgtattccgcagtgcgtcatcacactacagccaagtcctttactcgaatcgatttcacttttccacctcagcgtgttttgcgaggcagtttccttggcacgtcttgtcaaagcagagatcgtgtgccccccttttatgggattctcatcaatacggacgtgggtaaccccatcgtgcccgttagcatgttctctcgattaaaggcgagtcccaaacggttacggggagggctcctggtattcaacctcttataaagagaccagggccttactccttttctccaatcccaaaacaagttcgcccgtcgcctcgagttccaacaccctaggctccagattccgggcgcctcagaccttcgacaatgtccggttccgaccttcaaggccgatggatgccctcctccgtcacggaggaggacgtgctaaagttgagagaggctaagttcttgaccgccgaaatttcgcacaggttgcctgctcaaaggcaggctatccccagtccccatcccggtgagagcgtagtgttcgtgtctcacttccttcgggggttaggcttcccgatggacccctttgtgaggggactgctgttttattacgggctggaattccacgatttagctccggagtccatcctccatatctcctcgtttatcgttgtatgcgaagcgttcctccgtgttacccctcacttcggattatggctcaagactttcaaagtggagccgaagatgatcaagggacggcacgcagagtgcggaggcgctgttataagcaaaaatgctgatgctacatggcccgagggctcttttcaagaggagctaggcttgtggcaacgagagtggttttatatcaccattccccagagcaccaagtgggtggcgcttcctgcctttcgctcgggtcccccaccacggctagcgtcatgggttaacagagggttagattggggtttgcccaaagacgtgcccttgttacagggccgcattaaggatctcttggaaggagacctcagccttgtcaaggtgacgcaggtcatgctgattcgccgaatattgcccgacaaatgtcgctcccttcgcctgtgggagtttaatccagagggaccgcgagctctccagaatttcatgggtgccacgcccgcggagatgtataaactgttcttcggatcacaagaaatgtgtccggatttaaccaaggatgcaggcctaagctgcaatcgcccggatactcaagtaagcaaccttgtgcccggaccttctatccgtataattgtcataaacttgcccctaaaagagtcgtccttttaaacaggagtggatagcgaaggcaaagctgatcaggtgtccgactccccttcctgaaaccaggccggatcccgtgctggtcaggatgctggagataatgcctttggagggggaggacaaggaagctatggcctcctcgaaggaggatgttccaaagggaggaaccgacaattcctctcctaaggggaagaagagagccgcctctgacgacccggaaaccatggcctcgaagcggaggagaaaatcctcgtcaaagGGTCCGATGCCGGGGAgtccctcggccggactacgccctcaaggggatcagccctccagcgagccgtaagtggagaaaatattttccttttgagggatgaaggaaatccttgatttatatctgagaagattaaccaaacctttaccttgtagctcggacctcagcccttctcagcagagctcgtcttcgggggatctccttccggagatgatggagagcgggacgcctcccctgccatgccgcctagcgaggcgggcgaccctgaggtgtcatcgcggagggtttctccgaatccggcaggggcggaaggtagctatgcggccccccgaggttctccgcgtccggccttcgaaagaggtcatgggacgagcccggcaccgtctggtgctcggtcggaggagctaaagattctgctgggacgagcttctatctcagaggagcaccgtgcattgatgggcacggtgattgaagggatttcatccgcagagagcggattgtatgaggccgtcaaaagtttactgacgggtttcgaggtacattagataatgtatacttttgtcagttgcgcatgaataagatgcgccctgtgtagataatagcccctgagactctgtgcgtgtcaagaaatgacggcacgcggaggatcataatcctaggtctaagatgtcgcctttgaatgtaggcggcagggtgtccggaatcgagccgaactgatgattttgccgaactaaagcggcaaccggacgtggcagatgccgacgtcgcgcttgtcaataagtggcttgatgaggctcaaggtatgtaattccttgggtggcatcaggtaagaagagttttatgccagtgtcttacgatgtgtgtgcttgacgcagatggtgcagccgccgtggagagtcttagggcagaacttgcccgagctaaagatcaAGCCAGAGGAAGTGATGCAgctgccaagaaagcccttgaagagctgagagccgaacaggctgctcattgccgaagcaaggaatagatggccgagatggccgaaaagttaaagagtgttgcagaccgttgcagacttcttgagaaagaagaccaggctaaacagacggacttagagaaggccgttgccaatgccaaggacgcgcactctgcgatgagagctgcgaaggaggagctgcgtcaggccgaacagattgcggatggaaagccctttatgctgcgaaggaaattttgcgatccgaagtttgctccgttggaccggatgtggagtgtggaggatacctatctggatttggcagcgagtgctgctgatgcgaccgaacactttcgggatcagaaagatcgcgaagtggaaaagcttttctggtcgcagtttcacaatgcagagcgtccactggcagtggacgatcgtttggctcaatgggccgaactgaataggttgtccggactcgccatgaagtacgtcatgggtcatctgtggccggggagatcggagccgaagagttatttcagcttggtgcagcaattccttgacgcggtgccgcatattaatgcaatgaagaggtcaacgtgcatagagggcgcaaggatggctcttgcccgtgtcaagacatactgggcagagatggagaccaccgttgttgcgtcctgagattcggacaaaagccgagtatcccccgagcactattttcaggaagtccttgaaggcgcccgtgtaatagagacgcagtgctcaaaagatgctatgttatgatagcatatgtaattataaagtaatattttgataaatagtagtggcctttttatacttgtgccttcaagtattgggaacacctcctgtgcggccgttttaagatatatatataccaaatctgaaagatggcagtcgttggcttcagcccccacgcacatagtgcgggggtgctcgcagaagacgcattttcacacttaacccaacgtcttggtcctacaaaggaggtgatagcgcagcgggccaggcaaccggactataatgctttaacactttcacttagccataggagcttgacagtgggactatttaggtagccccttggtggcgactgcgctcgcccgagttcggggcgcgtatgtgcctgaccgggaagcggcccttcgttaaagcggaggaatccaatagattccgataggtcatcgagtggctgaccagtctcacgctacatcataacaatcatttttcggctttctctactgaggtgctcgcccggccgaaccggggcacaatcgcagtagttctcctggtgctaccttagccgatagagcggaacgtaaggtagccgaactcaggagccgggcaacccaacatttgaccaaagacatgattcggagctgatgcatataatgccaaaactcgcgacgccgaacactccctaaggtgttcggtctttatgagtgcgggcgaaacaacactatttattaaaaaagcccctagtgtccaggtacgtgcaaaaattctgacgtggccacatgccaagacgccagcctcctccttggttatgtcagaaagaaccaggggatgtgtagcaacaagagatagtaaaaaaggtttacacagggtcttaatctaaaaagaatcctttaggatgggtccctactgcacgtctgcgcatgtgtctccgttgtgccgtatcctggacgggcgccgcacgacgttcatttgtaaaagagaggaactgagttgaaaacgggtcgtgccgaaaaaaagtttaaaataaacaaagtataaagtaaaatatataaaattgagctttattgtctcttattgtatatgcgtggagcccctagtgcgggattATATGGccactaggcctgcatcaatgatgattttgcaccgaactcgtctatccgcgttcatgatcttgaatgacctatttcgaagttttttggccggtgaggccattttgctgtggggctgtcaaggcggccgcacagtcctccgcttggggaggcgcactttagtgcttccccttcaaagagatgatgcctcgtggaccgggcatcttaagcgtaagagatgcataatgcggtattgcgttaaagcgagcgaaagcttcacgtcccagtagtgcttgatagcgacttgagaacgggacgatatggaaggtcagcttttcgcggcggaagttatcggcagagccgaatatcaCTTCGAGCCGGAGGAAACCCATactatgggtgtccggaccaggtattaccccttgaaaggaggttttgctgcggtggactcttgctgggtttatccccatgtgctggattgtatcctgatatatcaggtttagtccactgtcgccgtccataaggacatttgaaaactggagtccgccaattattggatcaagtatcaaggcagtccagcctacattcttgatatttctagagtaatctagctgatcgaagatgatcggttttgacaaccagtggcaggaccctttggggatgggccgtgtggtgcgtacctttaaggGCGCCGCacgtttgttatgtgaagtgatgatgcggagcatcctacggacatcaccatgtcaagagtccgtttggcaagtgacacgttcaACTtccacttcacatacacaaaggtgaatcatctcctttacgcgtgttcacttgacccctttgaggatggtatactacttgacactccactcgcgtacatgcataggtattgtcggaacactacggaTGGCAAGGAGGAGTGCGAgtgcaagtgtacaactacaccatccgcgagggaagcatggaaacgaagacgcaagaagaagagctgtcgaagaagctccagtgagcggacgtccggacgacaccggacgaccggcccctcccagcgagcggacgtccggccccaccggacgaccggcacgtCTACATTCGAGCCCATTCAGCGGAAGACtgacgacaccggacgaccggcgaccggacgaccgccagctaccggacgtccgg from Triticum dicoccoides isolate Atlit2015 ecotype Zavitan chromosome 6A, WEW_v2.0, whole genome shotgun sequence encodes:
- the LOC119319487 gene encoding uncharacterized protein LOC119319487, which gives rise to MDQCASRVLPIIDEGSESESETGSSTEGVAPETTTRKAAAARAIAERRKAIVARMRELLRRAVVQSSSAAATQSKLRSSTVATAKKWKRVVTFKSRDRRRSVVHGGGLDGMSSASSVSSASRNSLSSRDATFPRSPPPPFAAANKICFEEIMAMEHEAHWITTDSDFVVLEL